Proteins from one Clostridia bacterium genomic window:
- a CDS encoding bacterial Ig-like domain-containing protein, translated as MKRSIWMITIVVVLAAVAACLFACEKVKVTGVEVDQMPQKTKYYTGEQLDLTGCTLSVLYSDHSVKTVDVTADMASALDTKNVGVKTVILTYTEGGLNYTASMTLHVISRPPASLRVATPPAKTEYVEGQTIDLTGLTVEVVYTAEQSMIVTERDLTYAKGAAVLGENGVQVSFAGLTLTVPVRVVPLAVVGLEAEPIGGCVYRNQRLHVGMFDVYYLYNDGTKSPCTRAVLEENGEVVRDTGTMTVHIGAVDDADVPFSCTVDVRAVEDEVSRVSLYSAPLSYEVGATFDWREIVLTVDFAHATGVRYTMGRDAYASLALSVADGAVLDREGAVDVVVSVGERTVGTFRIGVGAPVPVRWRVAEGENEVVEVAAGDVPRPVTLMLYAVLSDGTEQLVWHRWRAEAGVEVTLPDAATAGQTTAALTYMGMGYTFAIRVIEE; from the coding sequence ATGAAACGCTCGATATGGATGATAACGATAGTAGTGGTTTTGGCGGCTGTGGCCGCTTGCCTCTTCGCCTGCGAAAAGGTCAAGGTGACCGGCGTCGAGGTGGACCAAATGCCGCAGAAGACCAAGTATTATACGGGAGAGCAGCTGGATTTGACGGGATGCACCTTGAGCGTCCTGTATTCCGACCATTCGGTCAAGACCGTGGATGTCACCGCGGATATGGCTTCGGCCTTGGACACCAAGAACGTAGGCGTCAAGACGGTCATTCTCACCTACACCGAGGGCGGGCTCAACTACACCGCGTCCATGACGCTGCACGTCATTTCCCGTCCGCCCGCTTCGTTGCGCGTGGCCACCCCGCCCGCCAAGACCGAGTACGTGGAGGGGCAAACGATCGACCTCACGGGGTTGACGGTCGAGGTGGTGTACACCGCCGAGCAGAGTATGATCGTCACCGAGCGTGATTTGACTTACGCCAAAGGCGCGGCGGTTTTGGGCGAAAACGGCGTGCAAGTGTCCTTCGCGGGGCTTACGCTCACGGTGCCCGTTCGCGTGGTGCCTTTGGCCGTGGTCGGGTTGGAGGCCGAGCCGATCGGCGGGTGCGTCTATCGCAATCAGCGTTTGCACGTCGGTATGTTCGACGTGTATTATCTCTACAACGACGGCACCAAGTCGCCGTGTACCCGCGCGGTATTGGAAGAGAACGGTGAAGTCGTCCGCGACACGGGGACTATGACCGTGCATATCGGCGCCGTAGACGACGCCGACGTGCCGTTCTCCTGCACCGTGGACGTTCGGGCGGTAGAGGATGAGGTATCTCGCGTATCGTTATATTCCGCGCCTCTCTCTTACGAGGTGGGCGCCACCTTCGATTGGCGCGAAATCGTCCTTACCGTGGACTTTGCGCACGCTACGGGCGTACGCTATACGATGGGGCGCGACGCGTATGCGTCGCTTGCGCTGTCCGTCGCCGACGGCGCCGTGCTTGACCGAGAGGGCGCGGTGGACGTGGTCGTATCCGTGGGCGAGCGCACGGTCGGGACTTTCCGCATAGGCGTAGGCGCGCCCGTACCCGTTCGGTGGCGCGTCGCCGAAGGGGAGAACGAAGTGGTGGAGGTCGCGGCGGGCGATGTGCCGCGCCCCGTTACGCTTATGTTGTACGCCGTGCTGTCCGACGGCACCGAGCAACTCGTGTGGCACAGATGGCGGGCCGAAGCTGGCGTCGAGGTGACCTTGCCCGACGCGGCGACGGCGGGGCAGACCACGGCCGCGTTGACCTATATGGGTATGGGTTACACCTTCGCCATTCGCGTAATCGAAGAGTAG
- the ftsH gene encoding ATP-dependent zinc metalloprotease FtsH has product MYAANVFGAKNEITYGQFVEKLYAGEIAEVAVDGNYSVYLLYKDSKVNANRFPNQYDAFVYVDHRTSVPDLVREYNAAHADAAVGLRFDNPSSGSIWSSILPMLIIVGLSGIFLVILLRQSTNANNKAMNFGNNRAVMVRSSKVRFTDVAGAEEEKEELKEIVEFLSNPAKFTKVGARIPKGVLLVGPPGTGKTLFAKAVAGEAGVPFFSITGSDFVEMFVGVGASRVRDLFAQAKKCMPCIVFIDEIDAVGRQRGAGLGGGNDEREQTLNQLLVEMDGFDANDGIVIMAATNRADILDPALMRPGRFDRQIYVNVPDVKGREEICKVHARNKPLSGDIDFHAIARLTVGFTGADIENMLNEAAILAARHNRSVILMEDILEGINKAMMGPQKKSRIVTEVDKRITAYHESGHAILARVLENCDDVQEVSIVPRGAAAGYTLTRPDADDMHLSKGKLLDMICMMLGGRAAEEIVIKDITTGASNDIQRASQIARSMVTEWGMSDLGCIYMGGDQEVFVGRSWGTHSDISDDMSSKIDAEIKKIMDGAYQRALAVLNAHRAVMDAMVGELFERETIYKEDVDRLFREGGKGADSSAEPVAKDETPSDASAEPANTIEPRQTDVAKDAPKDDAGGD; this is encoded by the coding sequence ATGTATGCCGCCAACGTGTTCGGCGCCAAGAACGAGATTACCTACGGCCAATTCGTCGAGAAATTGTACGCGGGCGAGATCGCCGAGGTCGCCGTGGACGGCAATTATTCCGTATATTTGCTGTACAAAGACAGCAAGGTCAATGCCAATCGCTTCCCCAATCAATACGACGCGTTCGTCTACGTGGACCATCGTACCAGCGTGCCAGATTTGGTGCGCGAGTACAACGCGGCGCACGCGGACGCCGCGGTGGGGTTGCGCTTCGACAATCCCTCGTCGGGGTCCATTTGGTCGTCCATTCTGCCCATGCTCATCATCGTGGGCTTGTCGGGCATTTTCCTCGTCATCTTGCTTCGTCAAAGCACCAACGCCAACAACAAGGCGATGAATTTCGGCAACAACCGCGCCGTGATGGTGCGCTCGTCCAAGGTGCGCTTCACCGACGTAGCGGGCGCCGAGGAAGAGAAAGAGGAACTCAAGGAGATCGTGGAGTTCTTGTCCAACCCCGCCAAGTTTACCAAGGTGGGCGCGCGCATTCCCAAGGGCGTCTTGTTGGTCGGCCCTCCCGGCACCGGTAAGACCTTGTTCGCCAAGGCCGTAGCGGGCGAGGCGGGCGTGCCTTTCTTCTCCATCACCGGTTCGGACTTCGTGGAGATGTTCGTGGGCGTGGGTGCTTCGCGTGTGCGCGATTTGTTTGCGCAAGCCAAGAAGTGTATGCCCTGCATCGTCTTCATCGACGAGATCGACGCCGTCGGCAGACAGCGCGGCGCGGGCTTGGGCGGCGGCAACGACGAGCGCGAGCAAACCCTCAACCAACTTTTGGTGGAGATGGACGGCTTCGACGCCAACGACGGCATCGTCATTATGGCGGCCACCAACCGTGCGGACATTCTGGACCCCGCTTTGATGCGTCCGGGGCGTTTCGACCGTCAAATCTACGTCAACGTGCCCGACGTCAAAGGCAGAGAGGAAATTTGCAAGGTCCACGCGCGCAACAAACCCCTGTCGGGAGATATCGACTTCCACGCCATCGCCCGTCTTACCGTGGGCTTCACGGGCGCGGATATCGAGAATATGCTCAACGAGGCGGCCATCTTGGCGGCCAGGCACAACCGTTCGGTCATCTTGATGGAAGACATCCTCGAAGGCATCAACAAGGCGATGATGGGCCCGCAGAAGAAGAGCCGCATCGTCACCGAGGTAGACAAGCGCATCACGGCCTACCACGAGTCGGGACACGCCATCTTGGCGCGCGTATTGGAAAATTGCGACGACGTGCAAGAGGTCTCCATCGTGCCGCGCGGCGCGGCCGCGGGCTACACGCTCACCCGTCCCGATGCGGACGATATGCACCTCTCCAAAGGCAAATTGCTGGATATGATCTGCATGATGCTGGGCGGTCGTGCCGCCGAGGAAATCGTCATCAAGGATATCACCACCGGCGCTTCCAACGACATCCAACGCGCCTCGCAAATTGCGCGTAGCATGGTCACCGAGTGGGGCATGAGCGATTTGGGATGTATCTATATGGGCGGTGACCAAGAGGTCTTCGTAGGCCGCAGTTGGGGCACGCATTCGGACATTTCGGACGATATGAGCAGCAAAATCGACGCCGAGATCAAGAAGATTATGGACGGGGCGTATCAACGCGCCTTGGCCGTGCTCAACGCGCACCGCGCCGTGATGGACGCCATGGTGGGCGAACTCTTCGAGCGTGAGACCATCTACAAAGAGGACGTGGACCGTCTCTTCCGAGAGGGCGGCAAAGGTGCGGACTCATCCGCCGAACCCGTCGCAAAAGACGAAACTCCCTCGGACGCTTCCGCCGAGCCCGCGAACACCATCGAGCCTCGGCAAACCGACGTCGCCAAAGACGCACCCAAAGACGACGCGGGCGGCGACTGA
- the lysS gene encoding lysine--tRNA ligase, translated as MPDEIFNEELEQNEARRVRLEKLQGLVAEGRDPYEITTFPKTHDSNQIKENYEALEGKEVVVAGRMTNKRVMGKASFAHLLDGAGSLQFYVRRDDVGEEPYRYFKQMDIGDIVGVKGIVFKTQTQEISVHATEVVLLSKALRSLPEKYHGLKDTDLRYRMRYVDLISNPEVKNTFILRSRINSEVRRYLDGLGFLEVETPMLNTIPGGANARPFITHHNALDIDMYMRIATELHLKRLIVGGYEKVYEIGRQFRNEGMDTTHNPEFTTVELYQAYADYHTMMDIAEGLFHSIAKNVLNTENITYQGTEIHIAGEWQRMTMAEAVLARTGIDFMTSTVTDVYAAVKEKGLELAPNLSWGKALAELFDAYVEETLVQPTFITDYPVEISPLAKKKPTDKRLTERFEFFILGHEFGNAFSELNDPLDQRERFMAQVRARQAGDDEAQMLDEDFLTALEYGMPPTGGMGIGIDRMVMLFTDNASIRDVLLFPTMKPLKK; from the coding sequence ATGCCTGACGAGATCTTCAACGAAGAATTAGAACAAAACGAGGCGCGCCGCGTCCGTTTGGAAAAACTGCAGGGCCTGGTCGCCGAAGGTAGAGACCCGTACGAAATCACCACCTTTCCCAAAACGCACGATTCCAACCAAATCAAAGAGAATTACGAGGCGTTGGAAGGCAAAGAAGTCGTGGTGGCGGGGCGTATGACCAATAAGCGCGTGATGGGCAAGGCCTCTTTCGCGCACCTTTTGGACGGGGCAGGCAGTCTGCAATTCTACGTGCGCCGCGACGACGTGGGCGAGGAGCCCTACCGCTATTTCAAGCAGATGGACATCGGCGATATCGTGGGCGTAAAGGGCATCGTGTTCAAAACCCAAACGCAGGAGATCAGCGTGCACGCCACCGAGGTAGTGCTGTTGAGCAAAGCCCTGCGCTCGCTGCCCGAGAAATACCACGGTCTCAAAGATACCGACCTAAGATACCGTATGCGCTACGTGGACCTCATCTCCAATCCCGAGGTCAAAAACACGTTCATTTTGCGTAGTCGCATCAATTCGGAAGTGCGCCGCTACCTCGACGGGTTGGGCTTTTTGGAAGTGGAAACGCCTATGCTCAACACCATTCCCGGCGGCGCGAACGCGCGTCCTTTCATCACGCACCACAACGCCCTCGATATCGATATGTATATGCGTATCGCCACCGAGTTGCACCTCAAACGCCTCATCGTGGGCGGCTACGAAAAGGTGTACGAAATCGGGCGTCAATTCCGCAACGAGGGTATGGACACCACCCACAATCCCGAGTTCACTACGGTCGAATTGTATCAGGCGTACGCCGATTACCACACGATGATGGACATCGCCGAGGGCCTGTTCCACTCCATCGCCAAAAACGTGCTGAATACCGAGAATATCACCTACCAAGGCACCGAGATCCATATCGCGGGCGAATGGCAGCGTATGACGATGGCCGAGGCCGTGTTGGCGCGGACGGGCATCGACTTTATGACGTCCACCGTCACGGACGTGTACGCCGCCGTCAAGGAGAAAGGGCTGGAGTTGGCCCCCAACCTCAGTTGGGGCAAGGCGTTGGCCGAGTTGTTCGACGCCTACGTGGAAGAGACTTTGGTGCAACCCACCTTCATCACCGACTACCCCGTGGAGATTTCCCCCTTGGCCAAGAAAAAGCCCACCGACAAACGCCTGACCGAGCGCTTTGAGTTCTTCATTTTGGGACACGAATTCGGCAACGCGTTCTCCGAACTCAACGACCCCTTGGACCAACGCGAACGCTTTATGGCGCAAGTGAGGGCGCGGCAAGCCGGCGACGACGAGGCGCAGATGCTGGACGAGGACTTCCTCACGGCGTTGGAGTACGGTATGCCCCCCACGGGTGGTATGGGCATCGGCATCGACCGCATGGTGATGCTGTTTACGGACAACGCGTCCATTCGGGACGTCTTGTTGTTCCCCACGATGAAACCCCTCAAAAAGTAA
- the greA gene encoding transcription elongation factor GreA, producing MAEIVYLTKEGYEEKQKELNYLVEVKRPQTVEAVKIAREFGDLSENAEYDAAKDEQGRVEDRIKELQELLHNARILESADSDVVMVGSTVVLYDEDMESEMEVSIVSTVEADFMSGKISNQSLLGQSLIGKKAGDEVEVKAPAGTSTFRIVRVGK from the coding sequence ATGGCAGAAATCGTTTATCTGACCAAAGAAGGTTACGAAGAAAAACAAAAAGAATTGAATTACCTCGTCGAAGTGAAGCGTCCCCAAACCGTGGAAGCGGTCAAGATCGCGCGTGAGTTCGGCGACCTCAGCGAGAACGCCGAGTACGACGCCGCCAAGGACGAGCAAGGCCGCGTGGAAGATCGCATCAAGGAATTGCAGGAGTTGCTGCACAACGCCCGCATTCTGGAGAGCGCGGATTCGGACGTCGTGATGGTAGGCTCCACCGTCGTTTTGTACGACGAAGATATGGAAAGCGAGATGGAAGTGTCCATCGTCAGCACGGTCGAAGCCGACTTTATGAGCGGCAAAATCAGCAACCAATCCCTCTTGGGGCAAAGCCTTATCGGCAAGAAAGCGGGCGACGAAGTGGAAGTCAAAGCACCCGCCGGCACCTCGACCTTCCGCATCGTGCGCGTAGGCAAATAA
- a CDS encoding SIS domain-containing protein has translation MQQELFSEPEVIVKALAVNLKTSLQIAREVKARGIKNITVIGRGSSDNAGLCFKYFTEILTGIPVGTAHPSVVTMYGAKVNYCDHLVVAISQSGKSIDTVAVMDNARRQKALTVAVTNEPTSPLAQTAHYTLDLSAGTGTAVAATKTFAAALAVLFQLSACLAGNNSYLDQLKEVPQALETIIDAVPAIRRMACAVKDEKEFIVLSRGIMQGIGKELALKFNQCCYSFSQFYSITDFMHGPFALLEEGVNVVLLAPENECAENYYDIATRANLLGANLYIFSDSDRVLDYAKEGMKMPSTNIVTSAFVYGMTVHLFAMFVAVEKGLDPDFPRNLKRVTITK, from the coding sequence ATGCAACAAGAATTATTTTCCGAGCCCGAAGTCATCGTCAAGGCTTTGGCGGTCAACCTGAAGACGAGCCTGCAAATCGCCCGCGAGGTCAAAGCGCGCGGTATCAAGAACATTACGGTCATCGGCCGCGGCTCGTCCGACAACGCAGGCCTCTGCTTTAAGTATTTCACCGAAATACTGACGGGTATTCCCGTCGGCACGGCCCACCCCTCGGTGGTGACGATGTACGGCGCCAAGGTCAACTACTGCGACCACTTGGTCGTGGCCATCTCCCAATCGGGCAAAAGCATCGACACGGTGGCCGTGATGGACAACGCCCGCAGACAAAAGGCCCTCACCGTGGCCGTTACCAACGAGCCCACCTCGCCTTTGGCTCAAACGGCGCACTACACCCTGGACCTCTCGGCGGGTACGGGTACGGCGGTCGCCGCCACCAAGACGTTCGCCGCGGCGTTGGCGGTCTTGTTCCAACTGTCCGCGTGTCTGGCAGGCAATAATAGTTACCTCGACCAACTCAAAGAAGTGCCCCAAGCCCTCGAAACCATCATCGACGCCGTGCCGGCTATCCGCCGTATGGCTTGCGCCGTAAAGGACGAAAAGGAGTTCATCGTGCTGTCGCGCGGCATTATGCAGGGTATCGGCAAGGAGTTGGCGCTCAAATTCAACCAATGCTGCTACAGCTTTTCGCAGTTCTACTCCATCACCGACTTTATGCACGGCCCCTTCGCCCTGTTGGAAGAAGGCGTCAACGTGGTGTTGCTCGCCCCCGAAAACGAGTGTGCGGAAAACTACTACGATATCGCCACCCGCGCCAATTTGTTGGGTGCCAATCTCTATATCTTCTCGGATAGCGACCGCGTGCTGGACTACGCCAAGGAAGGCATGAAGATGCCCTCCACCAATATCGTGACGTCGGCCTTTGTGTACGGTATGACCGTGCACCTCTTCGCCATGTTCGTCGCGGTGGAGAAAGGCTTGGATCCCGATTTCCCTCGAAATCTCAAACGCGTCACCATCACCAAATAA
- the metG gene encoding methionine--tRNA ligase encodes MDKKPYYITTAIAYASAKPHIGNAYEIVFADALARWKRWEGYDVFFQTGTDEHGEKIQLKAEAKGVSPKAYVDEVSATIQSVWRSLGVEWDKFIRTTDEYHERQVQKMFRKFYEQGDIYKGAYEGWYCTPCESFWTESQLVDGKCPDCGREVKKAQEEAYFFRMSKYADKLLAYYEAHPEFITPASRRNEMINNFLKPGLQDLCVSRTSFTWGIPVDFDAKHVTYVWLDALTNYITGIGYDADGCHDEKYRRYWPADVHVIGKDIVRFHTIYWPIFLMALGEPLPKCVFGHPWLLSSGGKMSKSLGNVLYPDDMAEIFGCDAVRYYLLSQVPFDNDGLVALDMLTDVCNTSLANVYGNLLSRTVAMCRKYFGGKVVDKGVAEPVDEELKAVATAAFAKVKAKVEEYRFADALSEIFAVFTRANKYIDETAPWVLARDEASMDRLSTVLYNLVEALVIGTSILRPFLPSTADNALAQLGVAPRAFTDLGEWGLYPSGNEVKEGEKLFVRMDGKDVEAKYAEIMKKYEPKEAPKAETPAKPTVGIEDFAKLDLRVGKVLHCEKLPKAKKLLVSQVDLGEEKPRTIVSGIALYYTPEEMVGKTVVVVANLAPAKLCGVTSEGMILCATDAEGKVVLVSPIADVPAGGEVR; translated from the coding sequence ATGGACAAGAAACCCTATTATATCACTACCGCCATCGCCTACGCTTCCGCCAAACCGCATATCGGCAACGCCTACGAGATCGTCTTCGCCGACGCTTTGGCCAGATGGAAACGGTGGGAAGGCTACGATGTGTTTTTCCAGACGGGCACGGACGAGCACGGCGAGAAGATCCAGCTCAAAGCCGAGGCCAAGGGCGTCAGCCCCAAGGCCTACGTGGACGAGGTCAGCGCGACCATTCAATCCGTGTGGCGTTCGTTGGGCGTGGAATGGGACAAGTTTATCCGCACGACGGACGAGTACCACGAGCGGCAGGTGCAAAAGATGTTCCGCAAGTTCTACGAGCAGGGCGACATCTACAAGGGCGCCTACGAGGGGTGGTATTGCACGCCTTGCGAGAGTTTTTGGACGGAGAGCCAGTTGGTGGACGGCAAGTGCCCCGACTGCGGCCGCGAGGTCAAGAAAGCGCAGGAAGAGGCCTATTTCTTCCGTATGAGCAAGTACGCGGACAAGTTGCTCGCCTACTACGAGGCTCACCCCGAGTTCATCACGCCCGCCTCCCGTCGCAACGAGATGATCAACAATTTCCTCAAACCCGGCTTGCAGGACTTGTGCGTGTCGCGCACGTCTTTTACGTGGGGCATTCCCGTGGACTTCGACGCCAAACACGTCACCTACGTTTGGCTGGACGCTTTGACCAACTATATCACGGGTATAGGGTACGACGCGGACGGCTGTCACGACGAGAAATATCGCCGCTATTGGCCCGCCGACGTGCACGTCATCGGCAAGGATATCGTGCGCTTCCACACCATCTATTGGCCCATCTTCCTCATGGCGCTGGGCGAGCCTTTGCCCAAGTGCGTGTTCGGGCATCCGTGGCTGTTGTCTTCGGGCGGCAAGATGAGCAAGTCTTTGGGCAACGTGCTCTATCCCGACGATATGGCCGAGATATTCGGCTGTGACGCGGTGCGCTACTATCTATTGTCGCAGGTGCCGTTCGACAACGACGGGCTGGTGGCACTCGATATGCTCACCGACGTATGCAATACGTCTTTGGCCAACGTGTACGGCAATTTATTGAGCCGCACGGTGGCGATGTGCCGCAAGTATTTCGGCGGCAAGGTCGTGGACAAGGGTGTGGCGGAGCCCGTGGACGAGGAACTCAAGGCGGTGGCCACCGCCGCTTTCGCCAAGGTGAAAGCCAAGGTGGAGGAGTACCGTTTCGCCGACGCGTTGAGCGAGATTTTCGCGGTGTTTACCCGCGCCAATAAGTATATCGACGAGACCGCGCCGTGGGTGCTTGCCCGCGACGAAGCCTCGATGGACAGATTGTCCACCGTGTTGTACAATTTGGTGGAGGCCTTGGTCATCGGCACTTCTATTCTTAGGCCGTTTTTGCCCTCTACCGCGGACAACGCCTTGGCGCAACTTGGTGTAGCGCCCCGCGCCTTTACCGACCTCGGCGAGTGGGGGTTGTATCCCTCGGGCAACGAGGTCAAGGAAGGCGAAAAACTGTTCGTCCGTATGGACGGCAAGGACGTGGAAGCCAAGTACGCCGAGATTATGAAGAAATACGAGCCGAAGGAAGCGCCCAAGGCCGAAACGCCGGCCAAGCCCACAGTGGGCATCGAAGATTTCGCCAAGTTGGATTTGCGCGTGGGCAAAGTGTTGCATTGTGAGAAACTGCCCAAGGCCAAGAAACTGTTGGTCAGTCAAGTGGATCTGGGCGAGGAGAAGCCGCGCACCATCGTCAGCGGCATCGCTTTGTACTACACGCCCGAGGAGATGGTCGGCAAGACCGTCGTGGTGGTGGCCAACCTCGCGCCCGCCAAGTTGTGCGGCGTCACGAGCGAGGGCATGATTTTGTGCGCCACCGACGCCGAGGGCAAGGTCGTTTTGGTGTCGCCCATAGCGGACGTTCCCGCGGGCGGCGAGGTGCGCTGA
- a CDS encoding TatD family hydrolase → MYFDAHAHLDDEKFDGDIAEVLPTIVAAGVEGVVNAACDLKSCRTSGALSRQVPWIWCTAGVHPHYADEVTADALAEVARFAANPKCVAIGEIGLDYHYDFSPRDRQKAAFAEQLALAHALHLPVVLHLRECYGDANEILLANRSLLTDGVLLHCYGGSAELVRDVYNGLDCYYSFGGVVTFAKHKDEVLREIPADRLLLETDCPYMTPVPLRGQRNTPANIPLVCRKIAELLGEDETELALRTTRNAKRFYRL, encoded by the coding sequence ATGTACTTCGACGCGCACGCCCATCTGGACGACGAGAAGTTTGATGGGGATATTGCCGAGGTGTTGCCCACCATCGTAGCGGCGGGGGTAGAGGGCGTGGTCAACGCGGCCTGTGACCTCAAAAGTTGCCGTACGTCGGGGGCTCTATCGCGCCAAGTACCTTGGATTTGGTGTACGGCGGGGGTGCATCCGCACTACGCCGACGAGGTGACGGCGGACGCTTTGGCCGAGGTCGCCCGCTTCGCCGCGAACCCCAAATGCGTGGCCATCGGCGAGATAGGGCTCGACTATCACTACGATTTCAGCCCGCGCGACCGCCAAAAGGCGGCGTTCGCGGAGCAGTTGGCTTTGGCGCACGCGTTGCACCTGCCCGTCGTGTTGCACCTTCGTGAGTGCTACGGGGACGCCAACGAGATCTTGCTCGCCAACCGTTCGCTCCTTACGGACGGCGTCTTGTTGCATTGCTACGGCGGCTCGGCCGAGTTGGTGCGCGACGTGTACAACGGGTTGGATTGCTACTACAGTTTCGGCGGGGTGGTCACCTTCGCCAAGCACAAAGACGAAGTCTTGCGGGAGATACCCGCCGATAGGCTTTTGTTGGAGACGGATTGCCCGTATATGACGCCCGTGCCTTTGCGCGGACAGCGCAATACGCCCGCCAATATCCCTTTGGTGTGCCGCAAAATTGCCGAATTGTTGGGCGAGGACGAGACCGAACTCGCCCTTCGCACCACCCGCAACGCCAAGCGTTTTTACAGACTATGA
- the rsmA gene encoding 16S rRNA (adenine(1518)-N(6)/adenine(1519)-N(6))-dimethyltransferase RsmA: MNVKDILNANDFTFSKRFGQNFLTDGNLLAAIVADAGVTSEDVVLEIGAGAGTLTAALAAKAKEVVAYEIDRRLEPVLRQTLADCDNVEIVYQDFMEADSDELRRRFAHAKVVANLPYYVTTPILMRLLEEGIGDSVTVTVQKEVADRLTAEPNTKDYGSITVKIDLVGEATTCRVVGRNMFYPVPNVDSAVVRIDRIEGKYADAYPALSARIARAAFAMRRKTLVNNLMAIGIARDVAERALQAVGLPLTVRGEALGAETYVRLAAALVEEGVCAQ, from the coding sequence ATGAACGTCAAGGATATCCTCAACGCCAACGATTTCACTTTCAGCAAGCGGTTCGGTCAAAACTTTTTGACGGACGGCAATCTGCTTGCTGCCATCGTCGCCGACGCGGGCGTCACCTCGGAGGACGTGGTGCTCGAAATCGGTGCGGGCGCGGGCACGTTGACGGCGGCTTTGGCGGCCAAAGCCAAAGAAGTGGTCGCCTACGAGATAGACCGTAGGCTCGAGCCAGTCCTTCGCCAAACGCTGGCCGATTGCGACAATGTAGAGATCGTCTATCAAGATTTTATGGAAGCCGACTCGGACGAGTTGCGCCGCCGCTTCGCCCACGCCAAGGTGGTGGCCAATCTGCCTTACTACGTCACCACGCCCATTCTCATGCGGTTGTTGGAAGAGGGCATAGGCGACAGCGTCACCGTCACCGTGCAGAAAGAGGTTGCCGACCGATTGACCGCCGAGCCAAATACCAAGGACTACGGCAGTATCACGGTCAAGATAGATTTAGTGGGCGAGGCCACTACGTGCCGCGTGGTAGGGCGCAATATGTTCTACCCCGTGCCCAACGTAGATAGCGCGGTGGTGCGCATAGACCGAATCGAAGGCAAATACGCGGACGCCTATCCCGCGCTTTCCGCTCGCATTGCCCGCGCCGCCTTTGCCATGCGCCGCAAGACCTTGGTCAACAACCTAATGGCGATAGGCATAGCGCGCGACGTGGCCGAGCGGGCGCTCCAGGCGGTTGGCTTGCCCCTCACCGTGCGCGGCGAAGCCTTGGGCGCCGAGACCTACGTCAGGCTTGCGGCGGCTTTGGTCGAAGAGGGCGTGTGTGCCCAATAG